In a single window of the Mesoplodon densirostris isolate mMesDen1 chromosome 16, mMesDen1 primary haplotype, whole genome shotgun sequence genome:
- the ZKSCAN1 gene encoding zinc finger protein with KRAB and SCAN domains 1 isoform X3, producing the protein MKYSQHSTLPATHVPASHHEGGPRDQAMASALFSADSQAMVKIEDMAVSLILEEWGCQNLARRNLNRDTRQENYGNVISQGCENRNENEESTSKAEIAEDSASHGETTGKFQKDFGEKRDQQGRVVERQQRNSEEKTGKEKRDPGPAAVKEKKNPSTGERGPREKGKGLGRSFSLSSNFNTPEEVPTGAKSHRCDECGKCFTRSSSLIRHKIIHTGEKPYECSECGKAFSLNSNLVLHQRIHTGEKPHECNECGKAFSHSSNLILHQRIHSGEKPYECNECGKAFSQSSDLTKHQRIHTGEKPYECSECGKAFNRNSYLILHRRIHTREKPYKCTKCGKAFTRSSTLTLHHRIHTRERASEYSPASLDAFGAFLKSCV; encoded by the exons CTCTCCCTGCCACCCACGTTCCTGCCTCTCATCACGAGGGGGGTCCCAGAGACCAGGCGATGGCATCTGCACTGTTCTCGGCAGATTCCCAG GCAATGGTGAAGATCGAGGACATGGCCGTGTCCCTCATCCTGGAGGAATGGGGATGTCAGAACCTGGCTCGGAGGAATCTGAATAGGGACACCAGGCAGGAGAATTATGGGAACGTGATTTCCCAGG GTTGTGAAAACAGGAATGAGAATGAGGAGTCCACCTCAAAAGCTGAAATTGCAGAAGACTCAGCATCACATGGGGAGACCAcaggaaaattccagaaagattTTGGAGAAAAACGTGACCAGCAAGGCAGAGTAGTAGAAAGGCAGCAGAGAAACTCTGAGGAGAAgactggaaaagaaaagagagatccGGGGCCAGCTgcagtcaaggaaaaaaaaaaccccagcacaGGAGAGCGAGGTCCAAGGGAAAAGGGTAAAGGACTGGGGAGAAGTTTCAGTCTGAGCTCAAACTTCAACACCCCTGAAGAAGTTCCGACAGGAGCAAAGTCCCACAGATGTGATGAATGTGGTAAATGCTTCACAAGGAGTTCAAGCCTTATTCGCCATAAAATAATCCACACCGGAGAAAAGCCCTATGAATGTAGtgagtgtgggaaagccttcagtcTTAACTCAAACCTTGTCCTGCATCAGCGAAtccacacaggagagaagccTCATGAATGTAACGAGTGTGGCAAAGCCTTCAGTCACAGTTCAAATCTCATTCTGCATCAGCGGATCCACTCTGGGGAGAAACCCTACGAATGTAACGAGTGTGGGAAGGCCTTCAGCCAGAGCTCAGACCTTACTAAGCATCAGAGAATCCACACGGGGGAAAAGCCCTATGAATGTAGTGAATGTGGAAAAGCTTTCAACCGAAACTCATACCTTATTTTGCATCGGAGAATTCACACCCGAGAAAAGCCCTATAAGTGCACGAAGTGCGGCAAGGCCTTCACCCGGAGCTCTACCCTCACTCTGCATCACAGAATCCACACCAGAGAGCGAGCCTCCGAGTACAGCCCCGCCTCCCTCGATGCTTTCGGAGCATTCCTGAAAAGCTGTGTGTAA
- the ZKSCAN1 gene encoding zinc finger protein with KRAB and SCAN domains 1 isoform X2, translating into MMTKVLGMATVLGPRTPQEQGPVIVKVEEEEEEEKGKRLPSLEMFRQRFRQFGYHDTPGPREALSQLRVLCCEWLRPEIHTKEQILELLVLEQFLTILPQELQAWVQEHCPESAEEAVTLLEDLERELDEPAQQASPPPSEQKQWWEKMASSGAVEESLSSLQPRSVETSYKYESWGPLYIQETGEEEDFTPELRKIQDRKSNTQNEESTDKQESSEEFHAEGFRRDSVPMIIANKCEARLERQWVNLEKGRGTKIPLQDKSSSKGREVMTKPAPAERRYICAECGKAFSNSSNLTKHRRTHTGEKPYVCTKCGKAFSHSSNLTLHYRTHLVDRPYDCKCGKAFGQSSDLLKHQRMHTEEAPYQCKDCGKAFSGKGSLIRHYRIHTGEKPYQCNECGKSFSQHAGLSSHQRLHTGEKPYKCKECGKAFNHSSNFNKHHRIHTGEKPYWCNNCGKTFCSKSNLSKHQRVHTAEGEGP; encoded by the exons ATGATGACCAAGGTACTGGGCATGGCCACAGTTCTGGGCCCTAGAACTCCACAAGAGCAGGGGCCTGTGATTGTGAAggtcgaggaggaggaggaggaggagaaagggaagcGCCTTCCCAGCCTGGAGATGTTCCGCCAGCGCTTCAGGCAGTTTGGTTACCATGACACCCCTGGCCCTCGGGAGGCCCTCAGCCAGCTCCGGGTGCTCTGCTGTGAGTGGCTGAGGCCTGAGATTCACACCAAGGAGCAGATCCTGGAGCTGCTGGTGCTGGAGCAGTTCCTGACCATCCTGCCCCAGGAGCTCCAGGCCTGGGTGCAGGAGCACTGCCCGGAGAGCGCTGAAGAGGCCGTCACTCTCCTGGAAGATCTGGAGCGAGAGCTGGATGAGCCAGCACAGCAG GCCTCACCACCTCCCAGTGAACAGAAACAGTGGTGGGAGAAGATGGcatcctcaggagcagtggaGGAATCCCTGAGCAGCCTGCAGCCACGGTCTGTGGAGACCAGTTACAAATACGAGTCTTGGGGGCCCCTCTACATCCAAGAGACTGGTGAAGAGGAGGACTTCACTCCAGAGCTGAGAAAGATTCAAG ATCGTAAGTCGAACACCCAGAATGAGGAATCAACAGATAAGCAGGAAAGTTCTGAAGAATTTCACGCAGAAGGATTCAGAAGGGATTCTGTTCCCATGATTATTGCCAACAAATGTGAGGCCAGGTTAGAAAGGCAGTGGGTTAAcctggaaaagggaagaggaacAAAAATTCCTCTCCAAGACAAAAGTTCCTCCAAAGGTAGAGAAGTAATGACTAAACCTGCCCCAGCAGAGAGACGTTACATATGTGCtgagtgtgggaaagcctttagtAATAGCTCAAATCTCACTAAACACCGGAGAACACACACTGGGGAGAAACCGTATGTGTGCACCAAATGTGGGAAAGCTTTCAGCCACAGCTCCAACCTGACCCTTCACTACAGAACACACTTGGTGGACCGGCCCTATGACTGTAAGTGTGGAAAAGCCTTCGGTCAGAGCTCGGACCTCCTTAAACATCAGCGAATGCACACTGAAGAGGCTCCTTACCAGTGTAAAGATTGCGGCAAAGCCTTCAGCGGGAAAGGCAGCCTCATTCGACACTATCGAATACACACCGGGGAGAAGCCGTATCAGTGTAACGAGTGTGGGAAGAGCTTTAGTCAGCACGCAGGTCTTAGTTCTCACCAGAGactccacactggagagaagccgTATAAATGTAAGgagtgtgggaaagccttcaacCACAGCTCCAATTTTAATAAACACCATAGAATCCATACCGGGGAAAAGCCCTATTGGTGTAATAATTGTGGGAAAACCTTCTGTAGTAAGTCCAATCTTTCCAAACATCAGAGGGTCCACACTGCAGAGGGAGAAGGGCCTTAA